Part of the Paludisphaera borealis genome, GGTTCGCCGAGCACCCCGGCTATCAGGAAATCACTCTCACCGGCCACGGACTCGACGACTTCCAGACCCCGGCCTTCGACGACTTCCTCACCCTCGCCGTCGCCGCCCACGCCCGCCGCGACCAGCCCGCCAAGCCGAAAGCCAAGCTCAAACGCGCTGCGGATCTGTGAAGCCGCCCCCCGTCGTTTGTTGATCTCGAAATGAGCGAGGAGCGATGTCCGCCGATACCGTCCGCCAGCCTGAGCGACCGCCCAACGTGATCGTGCTGGCCGGGCCGAACGGGGCGGGGAAATCGACGACCGCCCCCGCGCTTTTGCACGGGAGGCTGGCCGTGAACGCGTTTGTCAACGCCGATGCGATCGCCCGGGGACTGGCCGGCTTCGCCCCCGAGACCGTGGCCATGCAGGCGGGCCGAATCATGCTCGCTCGGCTGAAAGAGCTGGCGGCCGACCGAGAAGATTTCGCGTTCGAGACGACGCTCGCCACCCGCTCGTTCGCCCCCTGGCTGAAATCGCTGATCGCCGACGGCTACGAGTTTCACCTCGTCTTCCTCTGGCTGCCGTCGGCCGACCTGGCCGTCGCGCGCGTCGCCGACCGGGTGCGTCAAGGCGGTCACGACGTGCCGGAAGAGACGATCCGAAGGCGATACGCCGCCGGAATCCAGAATTTCCAGACGCTCTACCGACCGATCGCGACGAGCTGGCAGGTCTATAATAATGCGAAGAGCCTGGAGCTACGGCTCGTCGCCCACGGCTCCGGCGCGAAGATCGAGGCCGTGAGGCTGCCGAAAGTGTGGCGTCGCATCGAGTGCGAAGCGGGAGGGAGCTGATGAGTGACAAGCCCAAGGTCGATATCGCCCGGATCTTCGCGGAAGTGACTCCGATCGAAGAGGCGCTCGAGGAAGCCGCTCGCGCCGCCGCGATCCAGCACAAGCGAGCCGGTTTGCCGCTGGTCGTCTGGAAGAACGGCAAGGTCGCGTACATCCCCGCCGAGGCGATCAACGACGACGGCACGGTCCGCGACGAGGACGAACCGGACGAGGACGACGAGCCGGATCGCTGAACACGGGCGTCCTCTGATCGAGCGATCTGACGTCTTGACATCCCCGCACGAACCGCTACTGTGTATTGCGTTGTAGATGTACGAAGGAGAGGATGGTTCGCGATGAGTCCCTGGGAGACGCAGTTGCGGAAGGGGATCGTGGAGCTGGCGGTGCTGGCGACGATCGCCGAGGGGGAGGCGTACGGGTACGGGATCGTGGAGCGGCTTCAGGGGCTTTCGGGACTCCAGTTCTCGGAGAGCACGGTGTATCCGGTGCTGGCGCGGCTGGCCCGCGAGGGCCTGCTGGCGATCCGGACCGAGCCGTCGCCGGCCGGCCCGACGCGGCGGTATTATCGGCTGACAGGCGAGGGACGACGGCGGCTCGACGCGATGGCAGGGAGCTGGCGGACGGTCACGGACAGCCTGTCGAATTTACTCAAAGGAGTGCGGGGATGAGCACGATCGACATGACGGTGGTTTCGGGATCATTGCAGACGATGATCGACGCCCGGCTCGACGCGATCGACCGGGCGCTGCTGGGCCGGGTCTCGCGGCAGGAGCGGCTCAACGTCGTCGGCGAGGTCGAGGGCCGCATCCACGAGCTGCTGAACGACCGCTGCGGCCCTGGCGTCGAGCCGTCGCGCGACGACGTCCTAGCCGTCCTCAGCCGCCTCGATCCGCCCGAAGCGTACTTGTCGGAAGGTCCGGAAGAGTACGCGACGGGAGCGCCGGTGCGGACGCCACCGCATCACGTGGTGCACACGCTCGCGGCCCTAGATCACGGACGATTCGCCCAGCTCAGCGGCATCCTTGGGTTGTGCTCGTTGGCGATGAGCGTGCTAATCATGTTGTCCTACCCGATCACCATCATGTTGAACAACGAGATTCCGCTCCTCGCCGCTGGCTTTGGCGGCGGGGTGTTCATGGTGATCGGCGGCGCCGCCAGCATCTTCCTGGCGATCCTGTCGCGGCTGAGCAATGTCTGGGCTGTTGTCGGCGCGGCCGCCGGCTGCCTGTCGTGCCTGGCTGGGGCGTCGTGCGTGCTGTTCCTGGTTTCGAATATTTGATCTCCGGCCGGCGGCCGGGTGGCTGTGGCAGAATGCCACAGAGGCGAGCGCCAGGCCATCCCTCCTGTAGCGTCTGCCACAGCCACCCGGCGCTTGGTCGAGGTTGAAACGCCTCTTGAAACCACGCCCCGATCGGCCTACCGTCAAGGGAGAGGGGGGGGCGATGACGGAGCAAGACGAGGGGCGCGGGGTGCTTTGGCGGCTGGAACGGGACTTCCTGCGGCCGTACCGGTGGGAGATCGGCGCGGCGCTGCTGGGGTTGCTGGTGCAGTCGGTGATGCTGCTGCCGGCGCCGCTGTTGCAGGGGTGGGTCGTCGATCAACTGGTGGCGTGGTCGAAGGCGGGCCCGGGGGCGCCCTCGCGCGAGGCGGTCGGGCGGGCGATCGTGCTGGCGCTCGCCGCGACGATCGGGCTGCACCTGGCGCGGTCGGTGTTGTCGTGGTGGACGGCGTCGGCGATGGGGAGGATCAGCCAGGAGGTCGTCCGCGAGATCCGCGGGGCGCTGCATCAAAAATTGATGCGGCTGCCGATGGCGTATTTCGACAGCCAGCAGACCGGCCGGCTGATGGCCCGCGTGACCAGCGACGTCGGCGGCGTGCTGATGTTCGTCCGCAGCGGCGTGATCCAGCTCCTCAGCGACCTGATTCTGGCCGTCGCGATCACCGGCGTCTTGTTCTGGCTCCAGTGGCGGCTGGCCCTCGCGGCGATGGTCGCCGTGCCGCTCTACGCGCTCAACCAGGCGTTCTTCTTCAAGCGGCTCCGGCTGCTATCAGACCAGATCCGTGCTCAGATCTCGGCTTTATACGCACTTTTAAGTGAGCGCGTGTCGGCGGTTCGCGTGGTCCGGTCGTTCGCGAAGGAGGACGCCGAGCTGGCGGCCCTCGACGAGCGGATCGACGCCCACCGGGCGCTTTCTTGGGCCAACACGCGGGCCGCCGCGACCTTGGCGGCGATCGCCACGCTGATCAGCGGGCTGGGGACGGTCTTCGTCGTCGGCTACGGGATCGTCCTGGTCGGCCGGGGGGTGATCAGCGTGGGCGAATTGCTGGCGTTCTACGCGCTCATCGGCCAGCTCTACGCGCCGATCGTCCGGCTGACGCAGTTCCAGGCGACGGCCCTGTCGACGCAGGTCTCGCTCGAACGGCTCTACGAGATCTTCGACGAGCCCGAGCCGATCCGCGACCGCCCCGACGCCCGGCCGATCGTCGCCCCGCGCGGCAAGCTCGAATTTCAGAACGTCCGCTTCACCTACGGCCGCCGCCGCAAGGCCGAGGACGAGACCGAAGCCGATGACGAGGCCCGATCCGACGCCCCTCCCGCGATGATCCTCGACGGCCTGAACCTGACGATCGAGCCGGGCTCGCGCGTCGGCGTGCTCGGCCCCAGCGGCGCGGGGAAGTCGACGCTGCTGGCCCTTGCGCCCCGGCTTTACGACGTGGCCGAGGGTTCCGGCGCGGTCCGGTTCGACGGCGTCGACGTCCGTGATTTGAAGCTCGCCGACCTCCGCCGCGCCGTCGCGCTGGTGCCGCAGCAGGCCCTCCTCTTCGAGGGCACGATTCGATCGAATTTGCTTTATGCGAAGCCCGACGCCACGCTCGACGAGATTCGCCAGGCGCTCGAGATCGCCGACCTCGCGGCGATGGTCGACGGCCTGCCGAAGGGGCTCGACACGCCGGTCGGCGAGCGCGGGTATTCGCTGTCGGGCGGCCAGCGGCAGCGGCTGGCGCTGGCCCGCGCGATCCTCGTCGACCCGGCCGTGCTGCTGATGGACGATTGCACGAGCGCCCTCGACGCCGAGACCGAGGCCCGCATCCAGAACGCGCTCGACCGCCGTCTGCCGGGGCGGACCTGCGTGGTCGTCTCGCATAAAGTTTCGTCGGTCCGACGGTGCGACCAGATCGTCGTCCTCGACCACGGCCGGATCGTCGAACGCGGCAGTCACGACCAGCTCGTCGCCCTCGGCCGGCGCTACGCCGACGCCTTCCAGCAGCAAACCCGCTCGCTCACGCACGTCGTCGGCGAGTGAACACATGATCCGCATGCGGATTCGGTCGCGACGGTTGCATGGGTTGTGGCGGTCGTGTCGACGTCCATAGATGCGTCCCTGGCTCCCTGACGAACTATGGACAGCGCAAAGAGTTGCAGGCTAATGAGTTAGCGATGGTTTTTTGGTTCTGTCCATAGACCACTGTAAGAATAGAATATCAGTTTGGAGTGAAAAAGGAGTCGGAAAAACGGCTTTTCGGCCGTTGCCGGAGAGAACAAAGTGTGTGGGCGCTATGGACATCGTGGCCGGGCGCCATTCCCAGCCGGCGGGTCGATATGGTACGGTCGGCGGCAGTCGCGCCCCCGGTCTCGATTGGATCGGGGGGCGGAAATCCGAATCACCGTCGAGGAGTCTCTCCGTTGATGACCGTCAAGACGACGCTGGGCCTGAGCTTGGCCGCGGCCCTCACATCGGCCGTCCTGCTGACCGCGCTCTCGGCCCCGGCTTCGGTCCAAGCCCAGGACGCCAAGGTCAAGTCGACCGGCGCGAAGGACGACAGCAAAGACAAAGCCAAGGAGAAGAAGATGACGAAGACCGACAGCGGCCTCGAATATCGCGACACCAAGGAAGGGACCGGCGCGAAGCCCGAGAAGGGCCAGACCTGCGTGATGCATTACACCGGCTGGCTCTGGGAAGACGGCAAGAAGGGCGAGCAGTTCGACAGCTCGGTCGGCGGCGATCCGTTCGAGTTCCCGATCGGCACGAAGCGGGTCATCGCCGGCTGGGACGAGGGCGTGCTGTCGATGAAGGTCGGCGGCAAACGCGAGCTGCTCATCCCCTCCAAGCTCGGCTACGGCGATCGCGGCCACCCCGGCGGCATCCCGCCGAAAGCGACCCTCTTCTTCGAGGTCGAGCTGCTCAAGGTCAAGTAAGAACGCCGCATTAA contains:
- a CDS encoding ABC transporter ATP-binding protein produces the protein MTEQDEGRGVLWRLERDFLRPYRWEIGAALLGLLVQSVMLLPAPLLQGWVVDQLVAWSKAGPGAPSREAVGRAIVLALAATIGLHLARSVLSWWTASAMGRISQEVVREIRGALHQKLMRLPMAYFDSQQTGRLMARVTSDVGGVLMFVRSGVIQLLSDLILAVAITGVLFWLQWRLALAAMVAVPLYALNQAFFFKRLRLLSDQIRAQISALYALLSERVSAVRVVRSFAKEDAELAALDERIDAHRALSWANTRAAATLAAIATLISGLGTVFVVGYGIVLVGRGVISVGELLAFYALIGQLYAPIVRLTQFQATALSTQVSLERLYEIFDEPEPIRDRPDARPIVAPRGKLEFQNVRFTYGRRRKAEDETEADDEARSDAPPAMILDGLNLTIEPGSRVGVLGPSGAGKSTLLALAPRLYDVAEGSGAVRFDGVDVRDLKLADLRRAVALVPQQALLFEGTIRSNLLYAKPDATLDEIRQALEIADLAAMVDGLPKGLDTPVGERGYSLSGGQRQRLALARAILVDPAVLLMDDCTSALDAETEARIQNALDRRLPGRTCVVVSHKVSSVRRCDQIVVLDHGRIVERGSHDQLVALGRRYADAFQQQTRSLTHVVGE
- a CDS encoding zeta toxin family protein — its product is MSADTVRQPERPPNVIVLAGPNGAGKSTTAPALLHGRLAVNAFVNADAIARGLAGFAPETVAMQAGRIMLARLKELAADREDFAFETTLATRSFAPWLKSLIADGYEFHLVFLWLPSADLAVARVADRVRQGGHDVPEETIRRRYAAGIQNFQTLYRPIATSWQVYNNAKSLELRLVAHGSGAKIEAVRLPKVWRRIECEAGGS
- a CDS encoding FKBP-type peptidyl-prolyl cis-trans isomerase produces the protein MTVKTTLGLSLAAALTSAVLLTALSAPASVQAQDAKVKSTGAKDDSKDKAKEKKMTKTDSGLEYRDTKEGTGAKPEKGQTCVMHYTGWLWEDGKKGEQFDSSVGGDPFEFPIGTKRVIAGWDEGVLSMKVGGKRELLIPSKLGYGDRGHPGGIPPKATLFFEVELLKVK
- a CDS encoding PadR family transcriptional regulator; the protein is MSPWETQLRKGIVELAVLATIAEGEAYGYGIVERLQGLSGLQFSESTVYPVLARLAREGLLAIRTEPSPAGPTRRYYRLTGEGRRRLDAMAGSWRTVTDSLSNLLKGVRG